The following are encoded in a window of Lynx canadensis isolate LIC74 chromosome B1, mLynCan4.pri.v2, whole genome shotgun sequence genomic DNA:
- the TRAM1L1 gene encoding translocating chain-associated membrane protein 1-like 1, whose protein sequence is MAFRKKSTKNPPVLSHEFILQNHADLVACVGMFFVLGLMFEGTAEASIVFITLQHSVTFPAAEDRATESKFLYYYGIKDLATVFFYMLVAIIIHATIQEYVLDKINRRMQFPKPKQSKFNESGQFSVFYLVSCIWGTFILISENCLADPTLLWRAHPHNMMTFQMKFFYISQLAYWFHAFPELYFQRTKKQDIPRQLVYIGLHLFHIAGAYLLYLNHLGLVLLMMHYFVELLSHICDLFYFSDEKYQKEVSLWAIVFILGRLVTLIVSVLTVGFHLAGGQNRNPDGITGNVNVLAAKIAVLSSSCTIQAYITWNLFNVQLQRWMEEDATLQAPSVKKKRTKGRSSRKGTENGVAASHRVDSPHKKKEKSS, encoded by the coding sequence ATGGCGTTTCGTAAGAAGAGCACCAAGAACCCCCCAGTCCTGAGCCACGAATTCATCCTGCAGAATCATGCGGACCTCGTCGCCTGTGTGGGGATGTTCTTCGTGCTGGGGCTTATGTTCGAGGGAACAGCAGAAGCGTCTATCGTTTTTATTACTCTTCAGCACAGCGTTACCTTCCCTGCAGCAGAAGACCGAGCCACAGAATCAAAGTTCCTTTACTATTACGGCATCAAAGACCTGGCCACGGTTTTCTTTTACATGCTAGTGGCAATCATCATTCACGCCACAATTCAGGAGTATGTGTTGGATAAAATTAACAGGCGAATGCAGTTCCCCAAACCGAAACAAAGCAAATTTAATGAATCTGGTCAGTTCAGTGTATTCTACCTTGTCTCTTGTATTTGGGGCACATTCATTCTAATTTCTGAAAACTGTCTGGCAGACCCAACTCTCTTATGGAGGGCTCATCCCCATAATATGATGACATTTCAGATGAAGTTTTTCTACATATCACAGTTGGCTTACTGGTTTCATGCCTTCCCCGAACTCTATTTCCAGAGAACCAAAAAGCAAGATATCCCTCGTCAACTTGTCTACATTGGCCTTCACCTCTTTCACATCGCTGGAGCTTACCTCTTGTACTTGAACCATCTAGGACTCGTTCTCTTGATGATGCATTATTTCGTGGAATTACTTTCCCACATTTGTGACCTGTTTTATTTTAGCGATGAAAAGTATCAGAAAGAGGTTTCTCTATGGGcaattgtgtttattttgggTCGACTTGTGACTTTAATTGTTTCTGTACTGACTGTTGGCTTTCACCTGGCCGGAGGGCAGAATCGGAATCCGGATGGCATTACTGGGAACGTAAATGTGTTGGCAGCTAAAATTGCTGTTCTGTCCTCCAGTTGCACTATCCAGGCATATATAACATggaatttatttaatgttcaaCTTCAGAGGTGGATGGAGGAAGATGCTACTCTTCAGGCCCCAAGTGTGAAGAAGAAACGGACCAAAGGGAGGTCTTctagaaaagggacagaaaatggTGTGGCAGCTTCACACAGAGTAGACTCTCcccataaaaagaaagagaaatcttcATAA